The following proteins are encoded in a genomic region of Mahella australiensis 50-1 BON:
- a CDS encoding EutN/CcmL family microcompartment protein, with translation MIICKVVGNVVSTRKHEQLVGSKLLIVEPLYGSDDKPMVAVDNVGAGVGETVLVAVGGAARVAVGKKEAPIDAAIVGIVDNADSLRL, from the coding sequence ATGATCATATGCAAGGTTGTCGGCAATGTGGTATCTACTAGAAAGCATGAGCAGTTGGTGGGCTCAAAGTTACTCATAGTTGAGCCGTTATATGGCAGCGATGACAAGCCTATGGTGGCTGTAGATAATGTAGGCGCCGGCGTGGGTGAAACGGTACTGGTGGCAGTAGGCGGTGCCGCCAGGGTAGCCGTTGGGAAAAAGGAAGCTCCCATAGATGCTGCTATAGTAGGCATTGTAGACAACGCGGATTCATTACGTTTATAA
- the pduL gene encoding phosphate propanoyltransferase, translated as MDRDKLLELITKAVIEELQYQKRRVPVGVSARHIHVSRQDLDTLFGKGYQLHKLKPLMADDFASEETVTLVGPNLRTIERVRILGPERKRTQVEIARTDAVRLGVNPPVRPSGDVDGSAGIVVVGPKGALNLKEGCILANRHIHMTPADAEPIGLKDNDYVTVRAGGEKGAVLYNVQIRVNEKFDTEMHIDTDDANAIGVRCGDLVEIML; from the coding sequence GTGGACAGGGATAAGTTGTTGGAATTGATAACTAAAGCTGTTATAGAGGAGCTACAATATCAAAAGCGCCGCGTGCCGGTAGGGGTGTCGGCGCGTCATATTCATGTTTCCAGGCAGGATTTGGATACACTGTTTGGCAAGGGATATCAATTGCATAAACTAAAGCCATTGATGGCCGATGATTTTGCATCTGAAGAAACGGTAACATTAGTAGGACCCAATTTGAGGACGATAGAACGGGTGCGCATACTAGGGCCTGAACGCAAGCGAACGCAGGTTGAGATTGCACGGACCGATGCCGTAAGGTTGGGCGTTAACCCGCCGGTACGTCCGTCGGGTGATGTTGATGGATCAGCTGGTATAGTTGTGGTAGGCCCTAAAGGTGCTTTAAATCTAAAAGAAGGGTGTATTCTGGCTAATAGGCATATACACATGACGCCGGCCGATGCTGAACCTATAGGATTAAAAGATAACGATTACGTTACTGTCAGAGCAGGAGGAGAAAAGGGAGCAGTTTTGTATAATGTACAGATACGCGTCAATGAGAAATTCGATACTGAGATGCACATAGATACCGACGATGCCAATGCCATAGGAGTGCGCTGCGGGGACCTCGTCGAGATAATGCTGTAA
- a CDS encoding aldehyde dehydrogenase encodes MQEDKIAGIVEAVLKKLAPELIAVEDSVQDKQEVYADVAWEANETMRQDGIFDDVESALDAAAKAQRQLVDMGMEKRKQIISSMRKICLENAERLAEMAWKETRLGRYQDKIVKNRNAALLTPGVEDLEQKLDVGDVGMILTQRGPFGLVISVEPTTNPTSSLINHSIAMVAAGNAVYFAPHPRALKVSLETISLLNKAITEVGGPANVVVTARTASVDNVNKAFAHKDVKLIVATGGAALVKAAMTSGKKCIAGGPGNPPVVVDETANIELAAKNIVLGASFDNNMLCISEKEVFAVQSICDELIAAMERNGNYIARGDVIDAITELVVTDGHINGKFVGQNPSVILRELGINISDEIRAIIMEVSADHPLVTLEQLMPILPIVRVRDFEEALQLSVAMEHGFRHTAAIYTKDYERAARFAQVIEATLTVINVPTYTGLGGDGIGKPTMTVAGPTGEGITSPRTYTRERNAVFGGSLSIK; translated from the coding sequence GTGCAAGAAGATAAAATAGCAGGCATAGTAGAAGCTGTATTGAAAAAGTTGGCGCCTGAGTTGATTGCCGTTGAAGATAGTGTACAGGATAAGCAAGAGGTTTACGCTGATGTTGCATGGGAAGCGAATGAAACCATGCGGCAAGACGGCATATTCGATGATGTTGAATCAGCGTTGGATGCTGCTGCTAAGGCTCAGAGGCAATTGGTCGATATGGGTATGGAAAAACGCAAGCAGATTATATCATCTATGCGTAAAATATGCTTGGAGAATGCGGAAAGATTGGCCGAGATGGCATGGAAAGAAACGCGGCTGGGCCGATATCAAGATAAGATAGTAAAGAATAGGAATGCCGCTTTATTGACGCCGGGCGTCGAAGACCTCGAACAAAAGTTGGATGTAGGCGATGTAGGCATGATACTAACTCAGCGCGGTCCATTTGGCCTGGTGATTTCAGTGGAACCGACTACTAATCCTACCAGTTCGCTTATAAATCATAGTATAGCTATGGTGGCGGCCGGCAATGCCGTTTACTTTGCCCCACATCCAAGGGCTTTGAAAGTATCTCTTGAAACTATAAGCTTGCTTAATAAAGCTATAACAGAAGTTGGAGGCCCGGCCAATGTGGTAGTGACGGCGCGGACAGCCAGCGTGGATAATGTCAATAAGGCCTTTGCACATAAGGATGTAAAGCTCATAGTTGCTACCGGCGGGGCTGCTTTGGTAAAAGCAGCCATGACTAGCGGTAAGAAATGTATAGCCGGAGGTCCGGGTAATCCGCCAGTAGTAGTGGATGAAACCGCTAACATTGAATTGGCTGCAAAAAACATTGTGTTGGGAGCCTCGTTTGACAATAATATGCTGTGCATATCAGAAAAAGAGGTTTTTGCCGTACAAAGCATATGCGATGAATTGATAGCTGCGATGGAACGTAATGGAAATTATATAGCGCGCGGGGATGTTATAGACGCTATAACCGAACTGGTCGTAACAGACGGACACATAAACGGTAAATTCGTTGGGCAGAACCCGTCTGTGATACTTAGAGAGCTCGGTATAAATATAAGCGATGAGATACGTGCGATAATTATGGAAGTTTCTGCAGATCATCCATTGGTTACGCTGGAGCAGCTTATGCCTATACTGCCGATAGTACGAGTCAGGGATTTTGAAGAAGCTTTGCAATTATCCGTAGCAATGGAGCATGGTTTCAGGCATACAGCGGCTATATATACAAAGGACTATGAACGGGCAGCCAGATTTGCTCAAGTTATCGAGGCTACCTTGACGGTAATCAATGTACCGACCTATACTGGTCTTGGCGGCGATGGCATAGGTAAACCCACCATGACGGTGGCTGGGCCTACAGGGGAAGGCATTACATCGCCTAGAACTTATACAAGGGAAAGGAATGCAGTATTTGGGGGGTCGCTCAGTATAAAATGA
- a CDS encoding acetate/propionate family kinase, with translation MKILCLNCGGSSMKCQLIEMPGENTLAKADIDRMNTPQAILSYMVGDDKRLSQSVPEATFITGIEILMEKLKEDDIIAEDNGIDAIAHKLAHGAERFNKPTIIDEEVIEALERLYPLAPVHLPPAVKGIRACQKLLPAVPQFAVFETNFHQTLPPYAYIYGIPYEWYETYGIRKYGFHGTSHRYVTETAADLLGKDIKQLKMVSCHLGSGTSVAAVKYGKSVEISSGLTPQSGTIMSTRPGDFDPWVFPFAVEMTGMSVQEVSDTLVKRGGLLGISGVSGDMRDIQEAAAHGNERAQLALDVFCYHIKKYIGSFAAVMNGLDVLIFTGGIGEHSSGVRKKACDDMEFLGIKLDDDKNESVPVPHILSADNSQAVIMCVETNEELMVARQVYAIAQAGN, from the coding sequence ATGAAGATACTGTGTCTAAATTGTGGCGGCTCATCGATGAAATGCCAGCTTATAGAAATGCCTGGCGAGAATACCTTGGCTAAAGCTGATATAGACCGCATGAATACGCCGCAAGCCATACTCAGTTATATGGTAGGAGATGACAAAAGATTAAGCCAGTCGGTGCCGGAAGCCACCTTTATCACAGGTATAGAGATACTGATGGAGAAATTAAAAGAGGACGATATTATCGCCGAGGATAATGGCATAGACGCGATAGCCCATAAACTCGCCCATGGAGCTGAACGATTTAATAAGCCAACTATTATCGATGAAGAGGTTATCGAGGCATTAGAAAGGCTTTATCCCTTGGCTCCCGTCCATTTGCCACCGGCTGTTAAGGGCATACGGGCTTGTCAAAAGTTATTGCCCGCAGTGCCGCAGTTCGCTGTATTTGAAACAAACTTTCATCAGACCTTGCCTCCATATGCTTATATATATGGCATACCATATGAGTGGTATGAAACGTATGGTATACGTAAATACGGCTTTCATGGTACGTCGCATCGTTATGTGACCGAAACGGCAGCCGATTTATTGGGGAAAGATATAAAACAATTAAAGATGGTATCGTGCCACCTTGGGAGCGGTACGTCGGTAGCGGCTGTCAAATACGGCAAATCAGTAGAAATAAGCAGCGGTCTTACGCCGCAGTCCGGTACTATTATGTCCACCAGACCGGGCGACTTTGATCCTTGGGTATTTCCTTTTGCTGTAGAAATGACTGGCATGAGCGTGCAGGAGGTAAGCGATACATTGGTAAAGCGCGGCGGCTTGTTGGGAATATCCGGTGTTAGCGGTGACATGAGAGATATACAAGAAGCGGCCGCGCATGGAAATGAAAGAGCGCAATTGGCTTTAGATGTTTTTTGCTACCATATAAAGAAATATATAGGCTCATTTGCAGCGGTTATGAACGGGTTGGATGTATTGATTTTTACAGGTGGTATAGGCGAGCATTCCTCCGGTGTGAGAAAAAAGGCATGCGATGATATGGAGTTTTTGGGAATAAAATTGGATGATGACAAGAATGAAAGTGTACCGGTGCCACATATATTATCGGCGGATAATTCGCAAGCTGTTATAATGTGTGTGGAGACCAATGAAGAATTGATGGTGGCTAGGCAGGTATATGCTATAGCCCAAGCTGGCAATTGA
- a CDS encoding BMC domain-containing protein, whose translation MNGNALGMVETKGLVAAVEAADAMAKAANIEVVGNVRVGSGFVCILIRGDVGAVTAAVEVGAQAAKPLGQLIAAVVIPRPHSDVESMLPVSK comes from the coding sequence ATGAATGGAAATGCATTAGGAATGGTTGAAACCAAGGGATTGGTAGCGGCTGTAGAAGCAGCCGATGCCATGGCCAAAGCGGCCAATATAGAAGTTGTCGGTAATGTCCGAGTGGGATCAGGCTTTGTATGTATACTCATCCGCGGCGACGTAGGAGCCGTTACCGCCGCTGTAGAGGTGGGGGCTCAAGCGGCTAAGCCGTTAGGTCAGCTTATAGCCGCGGTGGTTATACCGAGGCCTCATTCAGACGTAGAAAGCATGCTCCCGGTCAGTAAATGA
- a CDS encoding BMC domain-containing protein, whose translation MNNDALGMVETKGLTAAIEAADAMVKAASVTLVGVEKIGSGLVTVFVSGDVGAVKAATEVGGQAAKRLGELIAVHVIPRPHSDIAKILPSIK comes from the coding sequence ATGAATAATGATGCATTGGGAATGGTGGAGACCAAAGGTTTAACGGCGGCGATAGAGGCGGCTGACGCCATGGTAAAGGCGGCCAGCGTAACGCTGGTGGGCGTAGAGAAAATAGGTTCAGGTTTGGTGACAGTATTCGTTAGCGGCGACGTAGGCGCTGTTAAGGCGGCTACAGAGGTAGGAGGTCAAGCTGCTAAGAGGTTGGGAGAGCTTATCGCTGTTCACGTTATACCCAGGCCTCACAGCGATATAGCCAAGATATTACCGTCTATAAAGTAA
- a CDS encoding electron transfer flavoprotein subunit alpha/FixB family protein: MELNEVWVLAEQKNGIIQTVSYELLNRARSLADKLNVSLAAVLMGYDIPADEVQELIYRGADKVYLIEHEVLKDFLVEPYSSVLCYMIDTYNPQIVIAGATSTGRTVLPHVAMRKRAGLTADCTILDIEEGTGNLLQTRPAIGGNILATIKTPEARPQMATVRPHSMKPAPRDTGRTGEIIKPVLPDGCLVSRVKKLDFIEDESQGISLQQADVVVAGGRGVGKAENFKYIEELAKVLGGAVGASRDVVDRGWITYPHQVGLSGKTVTPKLYMAIGISGAIQHIAGMQTSETIVAINKDPDAQIFKLADFGIVGDAMDILPVLIEKLKQCAAQREQEAVK, translated from the coding sequence ATGGAGTTAAATGAGGTATGGGTTTTAGCCGAGCAAAAAAATGGTATTATACAAACGGTATCATACGAATTATTAAACCGTGCCAGATCATTGGCTGATAAGCTGAACGTGTCATTGGCCGCTGTGTTGATGGGCTACGATATCCCTGCGGATGAAGTGCAGGAGTTGATATACCGAGGGGCTGACAAAGTATATCTTATAGAACATGAAGTGTTAAAAGATTTTTTAGTGGAGCCTTATTCAAGCGTGCTATGCTATATGATAGACACGTATAACCCGCAAATAGTTATAGCAGGTGCAACATCTACTGGTCGTACAGTGCTGCCGCATGTAGCTATGAGAAAACGAGCCGGCCTTACGGCAGATTGTACTATACTTGATATAGAAGAAGGTACGGGCAACCTATTGCAAACCAGGCCGGCTATAGGCGGCAATATATTGGCTACGATAAAGACACCGGAGGCTAGGCCGCAGATGGCTACCGTGCGCCCTCATTCCATGAAGCCTGCGCCGAGAGATACAGGAAGAACAGGTGAGATTATTAAGCCGGTATTGCCGGATGGTTGTTTGGTATCTCGCGTAAAAAAACTGGACTTTATAGAAGATGAATCTCAGGGAATATCCTTGCAACAAGCAGATGTAGTCGTAGCCGGTGGCAGAGGAGTGGGTAAAGCTGAGAATTTTAAATATATCGAGGAATTGGCCAAAGTATTAGGGGGTGCGGTCGGTGCATCCAGAGATGTCGTGGATCGCGGCTGGATTACATATCCCCATCAAGTCGGCTTAAGCGGTAAGACTGTCACACCTAAACTATATATGGCAATAGGTATTTCCGGAGCGATACAGCACATAGCTGGTATGCAGACATCGGAGACCATAGTAGCGATAAATAAGGATCCGGACGCACAAATATTTAAATTGGCCGATTTTGGCATAGTGGGCGATGCCATGGACATATTGCCGGTGTTAATAGAGAAATTGAAACAATGCGCAGCACAACGTGAGCAGGAGGCGGTAAAATGA
- a CDS encoding BMC domain-containing protein — protein MNYALGIVEVVGFAAAMQAADTAVKAANVTLLGYEPSKGSGMVTVRFIGNVGAVNAAVDSAAEAANRVSSVYSKLVIPKPAEEIDALLKAKKAEGVD, from the coding sequence GTGAATTATGCACTGGGCATAGTGGAAGTTGTTGGATTCGCTGCTGCCATGCAGGCTGCTGATACTGCGGTCAAGGCGGCTAATGTAACCTTATTAGGGTATGAGCCGTCTAAAGGCAGCGGTATGGTTACCGTTAGATTTATAGGGAATGTAGGAGCTGTAAATGCTGCTGTGGATTCGGCTGCGGAGGCTGCGAATCGCGTAAGCAGCGTGTATAGCAAACTGGTGATTCCGAAGCCAGCCGAAGAGATAGATGCACTCTTAAAGGCAAAGAAGGCTGAAGGCGTTGATTAA
- a CDS encoding electron transfer flavoprotein subunit beta/FixA family protein, with translation MRIVIPIKQVPETGNVKMDEKTGTMIREGVESIINPLDLYAIEVGIRLKEQFGGEIIVLSMGPQKAMEAIREAIAMGCDQGVLISDRKFGGADTWATSYTLSQAIKRIGEFDLVLCGERATDGDTGQVGPGIASFLDLPLSTFTSEIVYIDEHRIQVKRLVEGGYELLELPLPCLLTVVKEISDPRLPTLRGKQRAKKIDVPVWGPDDIDANPGNIGLKGSPTRVVKTFHPQVSRNGKKLVARDAESINKAVDELIEFLKDRQLI, from the coding sequence ATGCGCATTGTTATTCCGATAAAGCAGGTGCCGGAAACGGGTAACGTGAAAATGGACGAAAAAACCGGTACCATGATACGTGAAGGTGTGGAGAGCATAATAAATCCCTTGGACCTTTATGCTATAGAAGTCGGCATAAGGCTCAAAGAGCAGTTTGGCGGCGAGATAATCGTATTGTCGATGGGACCGCAAAAGGCCATGGAAGCCATAAGAGAGGCCATAGCCATGGGTTGTGACCAAGGCGTGCTTATATCGGATAGAAAGTTTGGTGGTGCCGATACATGGGCAACATCGTATACGTTATCGCAGGCCATAAAGAGGATAGGTGAATTTGACCTTGTATTGTGCGGCGAAAGGGCTACCGATGGCGATACAGGCCAAGTCGGTCCGGGTATAGCCTCATTTTTGGATCTCCCGCTCTCTACATTTACCAGCGAGATAGTTTATATCGATGAACATAGAATACAGGTAAAACGATTGGTAGAAGGCGGTTATGAACTGTTGGAACTGCCGCTTCCATGTTTGCTAACGGTGGTTAAAGAGATAAGCGATCCAAGGTTGCCTACGCTAAGAGGCAAACAAAGGGCAAAAAAAATAGACGTGCCAGTATGGGGACCGGATGATATAGATGCTAATCCGGGCAATATCGGATTAAAGGGTTCTCCTACACGCGTTGTAAAGACCTTTCATCCTCAGGTATCTCGCAACGGTAAAAAGTTGGTAGCGAGGGATGCCGAATCTATCAATAAGGCAGTGGATGAATTGATAGAATTTCTTAAAGATAGGCAGCTTATATGA
- a CDS encoding BMC domain-containing protein, with product MINEALGMVETKGLTAAIEAADAMVKAASVTLVGVEKIGSGLVTVFVTGDVGAVKAATEVGGQAAKSLGELIAVHVIPRPHEDIAKILPQIK from the coding sequence ATGATAAACGAAGCATTGGGAATGGTAGAAACCAAAGGTTTAACAGCGGCGATAGAGGCGGCTGATGCTATGGTAAAAGCAGCCAGCGTGACGCTGGTGGGCGTAGAGAAAATAGGCTCTGGCTTGGTGACGGTATTTGTTACCGGCGACGTAGGCGCTGTTAAGGCAGCTACGGAAGTAGGAGGCCAGGCCGCCAAGAGCTTAGGAGAGCTTATAGCTGTTCATGTTATACCCAGACCCCATGAAGATATAGCTAAGATATTGCCGCAAATAAAATAA
- a CDS encoding BMC domain-containing protein encodes MNGKKAIGLVEFKSIAMGLVAADNMIKTANVDVIEATVLCPGKYILLISGDVGSVQSAVDRGVNDFAENVIDSFVLANVHDDVFPALNGATPIDELESLGVIETFSVASAIVAADASAKAAAVELLEVRIARGMGGKSFVLMTGDVGAVTAAVEAGAASVREDGFLVSTAVIPNPDPKLWEMTV; translated from the coding sequence ATGAACGGGAAAAAAGCAATAGGTCTTGTGGAATTTAAAAGTATAGCCATGGGATTAGTAGCTGCCGATAATATGATAAAAACAGCAAACGTCGATGTTATAGAAGCCACTGTGTTATGCCCAGGTAAATATATATTGCTTATATCCGGCGACGTTGGTTCGGTACAAAGCGCTGTGGATAGAGGCGTAAACGATTTTGCTGAAAATGTCATAGACAGTTTTGTTTTGGCCAATGTGCATGATGATGTGTTTCCCGCCCTAAATGGAGCGACGCCTATAGACGAGCTGGAATCGTTGGGTGTAATAGAGACATTTTCTGTGGCGTCGGCCATAGTGGCGGCCGATGCGTCAGCCAAAGCGGCGGCGGTAGAACTGTTGGAAGTCAGGATAGCTCGGGGAATGGGAGGTAAATCATTTGTGCTCATGACCGGTGATGTAGGGGCTGTTACGGCGGCGGTTGAAGCCGGTGCAGCATCTGTCAGGGAGGATGGATTCCTGGTGAGTACGGCGGTTATCCCGAATCCTGATCCGAAGCTTTGGGAGATGACGGTATGA
- a CDS encoding class II fructose-bisphosphate aldolase, with the protein MTLKQILADADQRKYGVGMFNVINLEMLKAIIEAAEEENSPVILGFAEVHKAYMDIETLAPMMVKAAKEASIPVAVHYDHGQSFEGIVKAMHYGFTSVMYDGSMLPYEQNVRNTQEVVRIAKILNVSVEAELGHVGGAEGGLGGQDDPSAFYTDVNQAADFVLRTGIDALAVAVGTVHGVYRSQPKLDLDRLEAIKKRVNIPLVLHGGSGLSDQDFQNAIARGISKINIFTDMSLAAVNTLQDSVCLCDKPSCTGAFSDECLIKMDKPNLYHENSQEAIVQRVVQRVLLQLKEGEGVYNTSELNYPDVITATISGIKAEVKHKIEIFGSNGKACAFSCTHSGGCSCGCQKD; encoded by the coding sequence ATGACGCTCAAGCAGATCTTAGCCGATGCCGATCAGCGCAAGTACGGCGTCGGCATGTTCAATGTTATAAATCTTGAAATGTTGAAAGCCATCATAGAAGCGGCCGAAGAAGAAAATTCTCCGGTGATATTGGGCTTTGCAGAAGTACACAAAGCCTACATGGATATAGAAACATTGGCGCCGATGATGGTCAAAGCTGCTAAAGAGGCTTCTATTCCAGTAGCAGTGCACTACGATCATGGCCAAAGTTTCGAAGGCATAGTAAAGGCTATGCACTACGGTTTTACCTCGGTTATGTATGATGGTTCCATGCTACCTTACGAGCAAAACGTGCGCAACACGCAAGAAGTGGTGCGAATTGCCAAGATACTGAATGTATCAGTGGAGGCCGAATTAGGTCATGTTGGTGGAGCGGAAGGCGGACTGGGAGGCCAAGATGATCCGTCAGCTTTTTATACCGATGTGAATCAGGCCGCCGATTTTGTTTTGCGTACTGGCATTGATGCATTGGCTGTAGCAGTGGGTACTGTGCATGGTGTTTACCGATCGCAGCCCAAGTTGGACCTTGATAGGCTGGAAGCCATTAAAAAACGTGTAAACATACCATTGGTATTGCATGGTGGCTCGGGATTAAGTGATCAGGATTTTCAAAATGCGATAGCCAGAGGGATATCTAAAATAAATATATTTACTGATATGTCGCTGGCGGCGGTCAATACGCTCCAAGACAGTGTATGTCTATGCGATAAACCCAGTTGCACTGGTGCTTTTTCGGATGAATGCCTTATCAAGATGGATAAGCCAAATCTATATCATGAAAATAGTCAGGAGGCTATAGTGCAGCGGGTAGTGCAAAGGGTTTTGCTTCAGTTGAAAGAGGGTGAGGGTGTATATAATACATCCGAGCTGAATTATCCGGACGTTATAACAGCGACCATAAGCGGTATAAAGGCTGAAGTTAAGCATAAGATTGAGATATTTGGCAGCAACGGTAAAGCCTGTGCATTTTCCTGCACACATTCAGGCGGTTGCAGTTGCGGTTGTCAAAAAGATTGA
- a CDS encoding 4Fe-4S dicluster domain-containing protein has translation MTDKQIQDMVFDAGVVGAGGAGFPTHVKINANADVVIVNGAECEPLIRVDQQLMAGKADEILQALQAVMISCHASKAYIGLKPKYKEAIHAVEQLLPHYDGIEISILRDVYPAGDEQILVYDITGRLVPEGGIPLMVGVVVVNVETLFNIYNAIHGLPLTEKFVTITGAVRDPITVRVPIGTSARDAISFAGGPLVEPFVVIDGGPMMGKLISYSSAVVTKTTKSFIVLPSMHRLAIIKQERPGLAVKRGMASCCQCQECTDLCPRHLIGHSIEPHRTIRAVSHGVTTDSAAITTALLCSECGVCDMFACPLDLSPRHINIAIKEELAKRGFKNPHHNADLVAHPFRDGRLIPVERLIARLGLNQYNKPAPLIMDEQIVKRVSLPLKQSTGVAVTPLVNTGDRVKKGQLIGSVPEGQLGANLHASISGIVKAVGQEIVIEGID, from the coding sequence ATGACTGATAAGCAGATACAGGACATGGTTTTCGATGCGGGTGTGGTTGGTGCCGGCGGGGCTGGATTTCCCACTCATGTAAAGATAAACGCTAACGCAGACGTGGTCATAGTCAACGGGGCTGAGTGTGAGCCATTGATTAGGGTAGATCAGCAGCTTATGGCAGGCAAGGCCGATGAGATATTGCAGGCATTGCAGGCTGTAATGATATCCTGCCATGCTTCAAAGGCTTATATAGGTCTTAAGCCTAAATACAAAGAGGCTATACACGCCGTGGAGCAGTTGCTACCGCATTATGATGGTATAGAGATAAGCATATTGCGCGATGTCTATCCGGCCGGCGATGAGCAGATATTGGTATATGATATAACCGGCCGATTAGTACCTGAAGGCGGAATACCGCTGATGGTGGGCGTAGTGGTCGTGAATGTGGAAACGCTTTTTAATATATACAATGCCATACATGGTTTGCCGCTCACCGAAAAATTTGTTACTATAACCGGTGCAGTGCGCGATCCTATAACAGTAAGAGTACCTATAGGCACATCGGCCAGAGATGCCATATCGTTTGCCGGGGGCCCTTTGGTAGAACCTTTTGTTGTTATAGATGGCGGACCGATGATGGGTAAACTGATTTCATATAGCAGTGCTGTTGTTACCAAGACTACCAAGAGCTTTATAGTATTGCCATCTATGCATCGCCTGGCTATTATCAAACAAGAACGGCCTGGTCTGGCTGTTAAGCGCGGTATGGCATCGTGCTGCCAATGCCAGGAATGTACGGACTTATGTCCGCGTCATCTTATAGGTCACAGCATAGAGCCGCACAGGACCATAAGGGCGGTATCACATGGTGTTACCACTGATAGCGCGGCCATAACCACGGCGCTTTTATGCAGCGAATGTGGCGTATGCGATATGTTTGCCTGCCCCTTGGACCTTTCACCGAGGCACATAAACATAGCTATAAAAGAGGAACTGGCCAAGAGAGGATTTAAAAACCCTCATCATAATGCAGATCTGGTAGCACATCCATTTCGCGACGGGCGTCTGATACCTGTGGAGAGGCTTATAGCAAGGTTGGGACTAAACCAATATAATAAACCGGCGCCATTGATAATGGATGAACAAATTGTAAAAAGGGTATCGTTACCACTTAAACAGAGCACCGGAGTAGCTGTAACGCCTTTGGTCAACACCGGCGATAGGGTTAAAAAAGGCCAGCTTATAGGCTCGGTACCCGAGGGTCAACTTGGAGCAAACCTGCATGCCAGCATATCCGGTATAGTCAAAGCTGTGGGCCAAGAAATAGTGATAGAGGGGATCGACTAG